From the Drosophila suzukii chromosome 2 unlocalized genomic scaffold, CBGP_Dsuzu_IsoJpt1.0 scf_2c, whole genome shotgun sequence genome, one window contains:
- the slmo gene encoding protein slowmo has protein sequence MKIWTSEHIFNHPWETVTQAAWRKYPNPMTPSIIGTDVVERRVVDGVLHTHRLVQSKWYFPKWTHALIGTAKTCFASERSTVDPERKQMVLKTNNLTFCRNISVDEVLYYEPHPADANKTLLKQEATVTVFGVPLSHYMEDLLTSIISTNAGKGRQGLEWVIGLINTEVKGIARGTDEILHSTRRSIDEVTESARKSMDEISAQAAKAAKAMHIT, from the coding sequence ATGAAAATCTGGACGTCAGAGCACATATTCAACCACCCGTGGGAGACGGTCACGCAGGCTGCGTGGCGCAAGTACCCGAACCCTATGACTCCCTCCATTATTGGCACGGACGTTGTCGAGCGGCGGGTGGTGGATGGAGttctacacacacacagactGGTGCAGTCCAAATGGTACTTTCCCAAATGGACGCACGCTCTGATCGGCACGGCCAAGACGTGCTTTGCCAGCGAGCGCTCCACGGTGGACCCAGAGCGTAAGCAGATGGTGCTGAAGACGAACAACCTTACATTCTGCCGCAACATCAGCGTCGACGAAGTGCTCTACTACGAGCCGCATCCGGCGGACGCCAACAAGACGTTGCTCAAGCAGGAGGCCACCGTGACTGTCTTCGGCGTCCCGCTGTCCCACTATATGGAGGACCTGCTTACCTCGATTATCAGCACTAACGCAGGCAAGGGTCGGCAGGGCTTGGAGTGGGTAATCGGGCTTATCAACACGGAGGTAAAGGGCATCGCCCGCGGCACGGACGAAATTTTGCACAGCACACGGCGCTCCATCGACGAGGTCACGGAGAGCGCCAGAAAAAGCATGGACGAGATCAGCGCGCAGGCCGCCAAAGCGGCGAAGGCGATGCACATAACATAG
- the LOC139354531 gene encoding uncharacterized protein, whose product MLQSTTHSRSVATTTVPPPPLGQFTHTLLVLQIFNEYAFKTLCSTSHRNTALKRNTREARVSGHLILRRSWGKEGTGQEIRKRRRQIRVSGLNPDKFIIK is encoded by the exons ATGCTGCAGAGCACCACCCATTCTCGGTCGGTCGCGACTACGACGGTTCCACCTCCGCCACTGGGACAATTTACTCACACATTACTGgttttacaaatatttaatgaaTATG CCTTCAAGACCTTATGCTCTACCAGTCACAGAAACACGGCCCTCAAGAGGAACACACGCGAGGCGCGCGTGTCGGGTCACTTAATCCTGAGAAGGTCCTGGGGAAAAGAAGGGACAGGCCAAGAGATAC GCAAACGACGAAGACAAATAAGGGTCTCGGGTCTAAATCCGgataaattcataattaaatag